The following proteins come from a genomic window of Brevibacillus antibioticus:
- a CDS encoding sirohydrochlorin chelatase, translated as MDAVLFVGHGSKDPEGNEEIRQFVATLTPDLDVPIIETCFLEFARPDMLQGLNTCVARGATRVAVIPIILFSAGHAKIHIPAAIDEAKELHPHVQFIYGRPIGIHDEVINILSARMEEAGFASGEDHDDLAVLVIGRGSSDADANSDIYKMSRLFWERYKAKWVETAFMGVTYPLYDEGVERCLKLGAKRIVLLPYFLFTGVLIKRMSDQLEKFREQYPEAQFEMAEYFGFHPLLKEVLKDRVVEALQGEVKLNCDTCQYRLAAMEHIDHHHHHHDDEHGHHHHHGHHHHHHDHDHDHDHDHDHDHDHKHDHKHDHVTK; from the coding sequence ATGGACGCAGTATTATTTGTAGGTCATGGAAGCAAAGATCCGGAAGGCAATGAAGAGATTCGCCAGTTTGTGGCGACGCTAACACCGGACTTGGATGTACCGATTATCGAGACGTGCTTTCTGGAGTTTGCCCGTCCTGACATGCTGCAAGGCTTGAATACATGCGTGGCACGGGGTGCAACCCGCGTGGCGGTGATTCCGATCATCCTGTTCTCTGCCGGACATGCGAAAATTCATATTCCAGCAGCCATCGACGAGGCGAAGGAGCTGCATCCACACGTTCAGTTCATCTACGGACGCCCGATCGGCATCCACGACGAGGTCATCAATATTTTGAGTGCTCGCATGGAGGAGGCAGGCTTTGCCTCCGGGGAAGACCATGATGATCTGGCTGTACTCGTAATCGGACGCGGCAGCAGCGATGCAGATGCCAATAGCGATATTTACAAAATGTCCCGACTGTTCTGGGAGCGCTACAAAGCGAAGTGGGTAGAGACTGCCTTTATGGGCGTAACGTATCCACTGTACGACGAGGGCGTTGAGCGTTGCCTGAAGCTGGGTGCGAAACGCATCGTTCTCTTGCCGTACTTCCTGTTCACGGGTGTGTTGATTAAACGGATGAGCGACCAGCTGGAGAAGTTCCGTGAGCAATATCCAGAAGCCCAGTTCGAAATGGCCGAGTATTTTGGCTTCCATCCGTTATTGAAAGAAGTGCTCAAGGATCGTGTGGTGGAAGCGTTGCAGGGTGAAGTGAAGCTGAATTGCGATACCTGTCAGTACAGGCTGGCAGCGATGGAGCACATCGATCATCACCATCACCACCATGATGACGAGCATGGACATCACCACCACCATGGTCACCACCATCATCATCACGACCATGATCACGACCATGATCACGACCACGACCACGATCATGACCACAAGCATGATCACAAGCACGATCACGTTACCAAGTAG
- the cbiB gene encoding adenosylcobinamide-phosphate synthase CbiB, with translation MTEVWILCAAYLIDRVVGDPRSLPHPVIIMGWWIARLERVIRFLVKEEAHLKLAGALFPLVIVGGSYAVVWLLLWGATFIHPVLAWVLGAWLISTTIATKGLADAGMEIARHLVAGEMEAARRSLSMVVGRDTERLDEPEVCRGAVETVAENIVDAIVSPLIFAAIGGAPLAMAYRAANTLDSMVGYKNEKYLNLGWASARFDDVLNYIPARLTALLLVAASWLQRLDWKQCWAKIRRDAHLHPSPNSGLPEAGVAGALGVQLGGLNYYQGVASNRAKMGDAKRPLQASDIVATIRLMYLVSLLCLLVSVMISILI, from the coding sequence TAGGAGACCCCCGGAGCCTGCCGCATCCCGTGATCATCATGGGCTGGTGGATTGCACGTTTGGAGCGGGTCATACGTTTTCTCGTCAAAGAGGAGGCGCATTTGAAGCTGGCAGGAGCCCTGTTCCCGCTCGTGATCGTTGGAGGCAGCTACGCTGTCGTTTGGCTGCTTTTATGGGGAGCGACGTTCATCCATCCGGTGCTTGCCTGGGTCTTGGGTGCCTGGTTGATTTCCACGACGATTGCGACAAAAGGCTTGGCCGATGCCGGGATGGAGATTGCCCGTCATCTTGTGGCTGGAGAAATGGAAGCGGCGAGACGCTCCTTGTCCATGGTAGTCGGACGCGATACAGAGCGGCTAGATGAACCGGAGGTATGTCGGGGAGCGGTAGAAACCGTGGCGGAAAACATCGTCGATGCGATTGTCTCTCCGCTGATTTTCGCAGCGATTGGGGGAGCACCGTTGGCAATGGCGTACCGTGCCGCCAACACCCTCGATTCCATGGTTGGCTATAAAAACGAGAAGTATCTGAATCTCGGCTGGGCGTCTGCCCGCTTTGACGATGTACTGAACTACATACCTGCCCGTTTGACGGCTTTGTTGCTCGTCGCGGCAAGCTGGCTACAGCGATTAGATTGGAAGCAGTGCTGGGCAAAGATCAGAAGAGATGCGCACTTGCATCCGAGTCCAAACAGCGGTTTGCCGGAAGCTGGAGTCGCTGGTGCATTAGGCGTGCAGCTCGGGGGACTGAATTATTACCAAGGTGTTGCATCGAATCGGGCAAAAATGGGAGATGCGAAACGACCTTTGCAGGCAAGTGATATTGTCGCGACGATTCGTTTGATGTATCTCGTTTCGCTCTTATGTCTGCTCGTTAGTGTGATGATATCGATTTTAATATAA
- the cobJ gene encoding precorrin-3B C(17)-methyltransferase, whose product MSGKLFVIGFGPGSFEHITKRAREALQEADVIIGYSTYVDLIRGLLTNQQIVSTGMTEEVTRAREAVRQAEEEGKKVAVISSGDSGVYGMAGLVYEVLVEKGWTEATGVPIEIVPGISAINSCGAILGAPIMHDACTISLSDHLTPWELIAKRIDAAGMADFVIALYNPRSGRRTRQIVEAQRILLQYRSPDTPVGIVKSAYRERETVVVTTLAQMLEHDIGMLTTVIIGNTSTFVYDGKMITPRGYQRKYTLSADEQPLKPHQRLRVENEPWSLEASEESLASAPSTPATPNTERPVAVTEDRVPATEPANRVATSTAVLEAPPVTEEAAPKAPFAWAMEALTAINAAKGIETKPAVGQVNRPVSTFTPEMIFECAVSPGVANKKITPLQMMTIAEVAGEKGEIEYTPHHQMILRVPTANPDSITSRLRELGLILSPIGDVLQVKACDFCDGEKKDSIPYADELHQKLGGKEMPKELKIGFNGCGMACYGAVQEDIGIVFRKGAFDLFLGAKTVGRNAHSGIPVAEGIGKEEIVPLVERIVDRFKKEAFPNERFHKFFQRVGELEGFAWYEPAKAEIENAACGD is encoded by the coding sequence ATGAGCGGCAAGTTGTTTGTGATCGGATTTGGTCCAGGAAGTTTTGAGCATATCACTAAGCGGGCGCGGGAAGCCCTGCAGGAGGCCGATGTCATTATCGGCTATTCCACCTACGTAGATTTGATCCGCGGACTTTTGACGAATCAGCAAATCGTCAGCACAGGGATGACGGAAGAAGTGACGCGTGCACGGGAAGCCGTTCGTCAGGCGGAAGAGGAAGGCAAAAAGGTAGCGGTCATTTCCAGTGGAGACTCAGGTGTTTACGGGATGGCAGGTCTCGTATACGAGGTGTTGGTAGAAAAAGGATGGACAGAAGCCACTGGCGTACCAATCGAAATCGTACCGGGCATCTCGGCGATCAATTCCTGTGGGGCAATCCTCGGTGCGCCTATCATGCACGACGCATGCACAATTAGTCTGAGTGATCACTTGACGCCGTGGGAACTGATTGCCAAACGGATTGACGCCGCAGGGATGGCTGACTTTGTCATCGCGTTGTACAACCCGCGCAGCGGACGACGTACCCGCCAGATTGTTGAAGCGCAACGCATTCTTTTGCAGTACCGCTCACCAGATACGCCAGTCGGTATCGTGAAAAGTGCTTATCGGGAACGTGAAACGGTTGTCGTGACGACTTTGGCGCAAATGCTAGAGCATGATATCGGCATGTTGACCACCGTGATTATCGGAAATACATCGACGTTTGTATACGACGGCAAAATGATTACGCCACGCGGTTACCAGCGCAAGTACACGCTGTCTGCCGATGAGCAGCCACTGAAGCCGCATCAGCGTCTGCGTGTAGAAAATGAGCCTTGGTCGCTCGAGGCCTCCGAGGAGAGCCTCGCGTCAGCTCCGTCAACACCAGCAACACCGAACACAGAAAGACCAGTAGCCGTTACCGAGGATAGAGTACCTGCTACAGAACCAGCAAATCGTGTAGCAACAAGCACGGCAGTACTGGAAGCACCGCCTGTAACAGAAGAAGCCGCACCAAAAGCTCCTTTTGCATGGGCCATGGAAGCGTTGACGGCTATCAATGCGGCGAAAGGCATTGAAACCAAGCCAGCTGTAGGACAGGTCAATCGCCCGGTGTCTACCTTTACACCAGAGATGATTTTTGAATGCGCGGTAAGTCCGGGTGTCGCCAACAAAAAAATCACGCCGCTGCAAATGATGACGATTGCCGAAGTGGCTGGAGAAAAAGGCGAGATCGAATACACTCCACACCACCAAATGATTTTACGCGTGCCGACTGCCAATCCTGACAGCATCACTAGCCGCTTACGAGAGCTTGGATTGATTCTCAGCCCGATCGGAGACGTTTTGCAGGTAAAAGCGTGTGATTTCTGCGACGGCGAGAAAAAAGACAGCATCCCTTATGCCGACGAGCTGCACCAAAAGTTGGGTGGAAAAGAAATGCCGAAGGAACTAAAGATCGGCTTCAACGGCTGCGGGATGGCGTGCTATGGCGCGGTTCAAGAGGATATCGGGATCGTATTCCGCAAAGGAGCGTTCGATTTATTCCTGGGTGCAAAAACGGTGGGACGCAATGCACACTCCGGTATTCCAGTAGCAGAAGGCATCGGAAAAGAAGAGATTGTTCCACTCGTGGAGCGAATCGTGGACCGATTCAAAAAAGAAGCATTTCCGAACGAGCGGTTCCACAAGTTTTTCCAACGTGTAGGTGAGCTGGAGGGCTTTGCATGGTACGAGCCAGCCAAAGCTGAAATCGAGAATGCTGCATGCGGAGATTAA